The Clostridia bacterium genome includes the window TCGTCTGACGGCTCCGTACAATTTGCTAAAAACGCTCGCACAGGAGCATTTTCTTAACGCAAATTGCCCAATCGGGTTCGATCCCTATATGCAAATATACAAATAAAAACTCGCCATTTCTGACGAGTATCATACTTATTTGGTGGAGATAAGGGGGATCGAACCCCTGACCTCTTGAATGCCATTCAAGCGCGCTCCCAGCTGCGCTATACCCCCACTTAAATTGTTTAGATAACATATATTCTATATCAATTGCAAGAAAAATACAACTCCAAATACTAGTATTTTTATTTCTCCAACAGCTCTTCCATTTGGTCTAGAAGGCTTCCAAAAAGCTTTAGGGCATTATTCACCGGCACTGTTGTTGACATATCCACATTAGCAATTTTCAAGAGCTCTATCGGATAGTCTGAGCCGCCGCTTTTCAGGAACTCCAGGTATCGATCCACTGCAGGCTGCCCTTCCTTGAGTATCTGCTGAGATATGGACACAGCTGCCGAGAAGCCTGTCGCATATTTATATACATAGAAGCTGCTGTAGAAGTGTGGTATTCTTGCCCACTCCATATCTATATAGTCATCAACTACAATATCCGGTCCATAGTACTTGATGTTCAAATCTCTATATATCGAGCACAGCAGTTCAGAAGTCAAGGCTTCTCCTGCTTCGGCTTTTTCATGAATCAGCTTCTCAAACTCTGCAAACATAGTCTGCCTGTATACTGTAGTTCTGAACTGCTCCATGAAGTAATTGAGCAGATACATCTTTTTTGTCTTATCCTTTGTGGTCTCAAGAAGATGATTCATTACCAGTGCTTCATTGAGCGTTGAAGCCACCTCGGCTACGAATATTTTGTACTGTGCATATATATATGGCTGATTGCTGTCGGAATAGTGACTGTGCAGTGCATGGCCCATTTCGTGAGCTAAGGTAAACATATGATTCAAGGTGTCCGTATGGTTCAAAAGCACATAGGGATGTGAATCATAGCAGCCCCATGAATAAGCGCCGCTTCTTTTCCCCTCGTTTTCATATACGTCAATCCAGCCTGAATCAAAGCCCTTTTCCAAATCCTTTATATAATCCCTGCCAAGAACCTCCAGTCCTTCCTTTACCATATTCTTTGCTTCCTCAAAGGTAATGTCCATTTTAACTTCCTTTACCATTGGAACGTAAAGGTCATACATATGCAGTTCGTCTAGTCCCATCATTTTCTTTCTGAGTCTTACATACCTGTACATCAGCTCAAAATTGTCATGTATCGCACTTATCAGATTGTCATATACCGTAACAGGCACATTATCTGCAAAAAGTGACTCTTCCCTTGCGGAAGCATATTTTCTTGCCCTTGAGCTGAATATATTGGTCTTCACATTTGCATTAAGCAGTGCTGCAAGGGTGTTCTTCTGCTTGAAATAAGTACTGTACATCCCATCGAAGGCATCCTTCCTTACTCTTCTGTCGCTGTTTTCCATGAACTGAATATATCTGCCCTTTGTGAGCTCCACTTCATTGCCTTTTTCATCCTTGATATAAGGGAATTTAATATCCGCATTATTAAGCATTGCAAATATCGTTTCAGGAGCTTGAGCCATCTCCCCAGTCATAGCCAAAAGCTGCTCTTCGCCTGCACTTAATATATGAGGCTTTATTCTTCTGATTTCGTCTAGGTATCTCCCGTATAACCTTAAGTCCTCACTTTCTTTCAAAAACTCTTTGAGCTTCTCATCCGGAATAGCAAGAATGCCCGGTACTATGAAAGAGCTGGCGCTGTTCACTGCCACCCCGAGTGAGTCTACACGGTCTGCCAGACCCTGATAGAATGAATTGGTGCTGTCCTCATGGCTTCTCATATGAGCATATACATATGCTTTCTCAAAAAGTCTCGTCATTTCCGTACTCAGATTGAGGC containing:
- the pepF gene encoding oligoendopeptidase F, with the protein product MQKGSSLPKRNEIPQEYKWELEAIYASNELWEKDYQKVKEMADRLSPYKEAMAANAAKLLECLNLSTEMTRLFEKAYVYAHMRSHEDSTNSFYQGLADRVDSLGVAVNSASSFIVPGILAIPDEKLKEFLKESEDLRLYGRYLDEIRRIKPHILSAGEEQLLAMTGEMAQAPETIFAMLNNADIKFPYIKDEKGNEVELTKGRYIQFMENSDRRVRKDAFDGMYSTYFKQKNTLAALLNANVKTNIFSSRARKYASAREESLFADNVPVTVYDNLISAIHDNFELMYRYVRLRKKMMGLDELHMYDLYVPMVKEVKMDITFEEAKNMVKEGLEVLGRDYIKDLEKGFDSGWIDVYENEGKRSGAYSWGCYDSHPYVLLNHTDTLNHMFTLAHEMGHALHSHYSDSNQPYIYAQYKIFVAEVASTLNEALVMNHLLETTKDKTKKMYLLNYFMEQFRTTVYRQTMFAEFEKLIHEKAEAGEALTSELLCSIYRDLNIKYYGPDIVVDDYIDMEWARIPHFYSSFYVYKYATGFSAAVSISQQILKEGQPAVDRYLEFLKSGGSDYPIELLKIANVDMSTTVPVNNALKLFGSLLDQMEELLEK